The Mycolicibacterium smegmatis genome has a window encoding:
- a CDS encoding ABC transporter permease: MTDLMTRPTIAPPGLLSPGDSSGKTLRQKLTDAVPASVARRVPAVVLPLIPIGVFLVAWHLLTENNVVAWLRFNRMPSPDAVLQALLARVSSGSYYDDLLASLQRILLGFGLAAVVGIALGVLVGRSEVARMTLRPFIELIRPIPAIALVPLTILLFPSSEQGIVFITFFAAFFPVVVSTIHAMDSMPKVWEEAAQTMGAGRMSLLFHVIIPGALPGIFAGLSVAMGVAWICVVSAEMISGQFGIGYYTWQAYGLLDYAGVVVGMISIGALGLGTAWLVERVGRRVNRWLPRAAR, from the coding sequence ATGACCGACCTCATGACCAGGCCCACCATCGCCCCGCCGGGGTTGTTGTCACCGGGGGATTCGTCCGGGAAAACCCTGCGCCAGAAGCTCACCGACGCCGTCCCGGCATCGGTGGCCCGGCGGGTGCCTGCGGTGGTGCTGCCGCTGATCCCGATCGGGGTGTTCCTGGTGGCGTGGCATCTGCTCACCGAGAACAACGTCGTCGCCTGGCTGCGGTTCAACCGCATGCCCAGCCCCGACGCGGTGCTGCAGGCACTGCTCGCGCGGGTCAGCTCGGGCAGCTACTACGACGACCTGCTGGCCAGCCTGCAGCGCATCCTGCTCGGCTTCGGTCTGGCCGCCGTGGTGGGCATCGCCCTGGGCGTGCTGGTCGGCCGCTCCGAGGTGGCGCGAATGACGTTGCGGCCGTTCATCGAACTGATCCGCCCGATCCCGGCGATCGCGTTGGTGCCGCTGACCATCCTGCTGTTCCCGTCCAGTGAGCAGGGCATCGTGTTCATCACGTTCTTCGCCGCGTTCTTCCCGGTGGTGGTCAGCACCATCCACGCGATGGATTCCATGCCGAAGGTGTGGGAGGAGGCCGCACAGACCATGGGCGCCGGCCGGATGTCGCTGCTGTTCCACGTCATCATTCCCGGTGCGCTGCCCGGCATCTTCGCCGGTCTGTCGGTGGCGATGGGTGTCGCGTGGATCTGCGTGGTGAGTGCCGAGATGATCTCCGGACAGTTCGGCATCGGCTACTACACGTGGCAGGCGTACGGCCTGCTGGACTACGCCGGCGTCGTCGTCGGGATGATCTCCATCGGCGCGCTCGGTCTGGGCACCGCGTGGCTGGTCGAACGCGTCGGTCGTCGGGTGAACCGCTGGCTGCCGAGGGCCGCCCGATGA
- a CDS encoding ATP-binding protein, with amino-acid sequence MTQSENAGLVPLRTACEPRDDVLSGGLADNHFAAQLDKVVRDAEHYPVYGDPDAFFAQTYATSGLRALLTKTFGRVSGTKGVAGENGVLRPTTSFGGGKTHGLTAVYHLAKGARPANLSEFVDPALLPDGPVQIAALVGDALDPVAGVATAGHRTFTLWGEMAAQIGEAAFAAMEASDIERTAPGTATIKSAFGGQPTIVIIDEIAKYIRQVTSSGSDDVRRLAKAVPVFLGNLFEVASDPTNRVSVIITLAAATNAFGEETTEISELLGDASAAASDAVAETADVLTRAVQPAAVIKPAADNEIGEILKTRLFKSVNPSAARAAGDAYRDFYEFLSKTETLAGGPEQPVTYGDQVANTYPFHPELVRVLDKRLGDIPQFQRARGALKLLAEVVAGIYRNGNDTAIINVGDIDYSDAPILNHLTDGLGRGEFSSVAVGDFAGAQSHAASVDAEVFPGKPQYATRVARTVFTHSLEMKANAGAGRNDWLIGTLRPHEDVAVFEKALTESEKVFWHLGFDGARWRFNVEPNVNAIIEAEKRNVANTRVAAVVDDLVSRAFANDGGVSAVHFPSSAVDIADESKLRVAVLDYRVLSVDAGTVDAAPSLVVDMFDKSGSVGSPRKYRNSVVFAVADTTQVDALKDRARALIAADNLGADTARLSQFSPEIRKKIEAYQKQASLEARIAVNRCYKHIYYPVSDRANNHLRHKELPPQAQGEVKNATSAVITLLKDEGKIRSDSFTASYLRSKTWPMVDSVTTAAVADHFWIDHSVPIVQNVALLREALVNGIKNEGWVYYDGSTGKAFTAHTMGGMNIAFSSDAEIMTSEEAQRRGLLVRKPTLADLRAVFSGDRITGAELRTRLEIECGGEPTKSDVLEVLATAVQAGDYKTLVVLDSEPEAGVRALPPSAIKDKGLDTLHILTREAADQAGVEVPTRTVNTKTFTAVGAGGAAIQTLIDQVSDFTVTTIRRLTLKVTADGEKGTSDLDLAVAALGMLPKYAITVKSTIRAEYKNVTGGLQFQGSAERMDFQSAYGNIKKALGPAAKIAGDLTIDIAFDPAVGVSSPDIEHIHTVVKNLQLHHTQMTAEAAR; translated from the coding sequence ATGACTCAGTCGGAAAACGCGGGACTAGTGCCACTCCGGACGGCATGCGAGCCTCGTGACGACGTGTTGTCGGGTGGTCTTGCGGATAACCATTTCGCAGCCCAGTTAGACAAGGTTGTCCGCGACGCGGAGCACTATCCGGTCTACGGCGACCCGGATGCGTTCTTCGCGCAAACCTACGCCACTAGCGGCCTTCGAGCCTTGCTGACCAAGACGTTTGGTCGGGTCAGCGGTACGAAAGGCGTCGCGGGTGAAAACGGTGTGCTGCGACCGACTACATCGTTCGGTGGCGGCAAGACTCACGGCTTAACCGCGGTCTACCATCTGGCAAAGGGTGCCAGGCCGGCGAATTTGTCCGAGTTTGTCGACCCGGCGCTTCTACCTGACGGCCCTGTTCAGATTGCGGCACTAGTCGGCGACGCGCTGGACCCTGTCGCCGGTGTCGCTACGGCCGGGCACCGAACCTTCACGCTCTGGGGTGAAATGGCGGCACAAATCGGTGAGGCGGCGTTTGCGGCGATGGAAGCCAGCGACATCGAACGGACCGCGCCGGGCACCGCGACAATCAAGTCCGCCTTCGGCGGGCAACCGACCATCGTGATCATCGACGAGATCGCGAAGTACATCCGGCAGGTCACATCTTCTGGCAGCGACGATGTCCGTCGCTTGGCGAAGGCTGTCCCTGTGTTCCTCGGCAACCTGTTCGAGGTCGCCTCCGATCCGACGAATCGGGTTTCAGTCATCATCACACTTGCTGCAGCTACGAATGCATTCGGTGAGGAGACGACTGAGATCTCCGAGCTACTCGGTGACGCATCGGCTGCGGCGAGTGACGCGGTGGCCGAGACCGCAGACGTTCTGACCCGCGCCGTCCAACCAGCAGCGGTCATCAAGCCGGCAGCCGACAACGAGATCGGTGAAATTCTAAAGACGCGACTATTCAAGAGCGTAAATCCATCTGCAGCCCGTGCCGCCGGGGATGCGTATCGCGACTTCTATGAGTTCCTATCCAAGACAGAGACACTTGCTGGGGGCCCAGAGCAGCCGGTTACCTACGGTGATCAGGTTGCCAACACCTACCCTTTCCATCCGGAACTGGTGAGGGTTCTCGACAAACGTCTCGGCGATATTCCACAGTTCCAGCGTGCCCGAGGTGCGCTGAAGCTCCTCGCGGAGGTAGTCGCAGGGATCTACCGGAACGGTAACGACACCGCGATCATCAACGTCGGTGATATCGACTATTCAGATGCTCCGATCCTGAACCATCTCACTGATGGACTGGGGCGTGGCGAGTTCTCCTCGGTCGCCGTCGGCGACTTCGCCGGCGCACAATCCCACGCCGCGTCTGTCGACGCGGAGGTGTTCCCCGGGAAACCTCAGTACGCAACCCGGGTTGCGCGAACGGTGTTCACGCATTCGCTTGAGATGAAGGCGAATGCCGGAGCCGGTCGCAACGACTGGCTCATCGGGACCCTCCGGCCCCACGAGGACGTTGCCGTCTTCGAGAAGGCTCTGACCGAGTCAGAAAAGGTGTTTTGGCATTTGGGCTTCGACGGTGCTCGGTGGCGTTTCAATGTCGAACCGAACGTCAACGCCATTATCGAGGCGGAGAAGCGCAACGTCGCAAACACACGAGTCGCTGCGGTCGTCGACGACCTCGTCTCGAGAGCGTTCGCCAACGATGGTGGGGTTAGCGCTGTGCACTTCCCGTCGTCGGCGGTAGACATCGCCGACGAATCGAAGCTGCGGGTCGCAGTCCTCGACTACCGGGTCCTGTCTGTTGACGCTGGAACCGTCGACGCCGCCCCTTCACTAGTCGTGGATATGTTCGACAAGTCCGGGTCTGTCGGGTCGCCTCGTAAGTACCGGAACAGTGTGGTTTTCGCGGTCGCGGATACTACCCAGGTCGACGCGCTGAAGGACCGTGCTCGCGCGCTCATAGCTGCCGATAATCTCGGGGCCGACACCGCGCGGCTGAGCCAGTTCAGTCCGGAAATCCGCAAGAAAATCGAGGCATATCAGAAGCAGGCATCGCTCGAAGCGCGGATCGCAGTCAACCGCTGCTACAAGCACATCTACTACCCGGTCAGCGACAGAGCCAACAATCATTTACGGCACAAGGAGCTCCCGCCGCAGGCGCAGGGCGAGGTGAAAAACGCTACCAGCGCGGTCATCACGCTCCTCAAAGACGAAGGCAAGATTCGGTCCGATTCGTTCACTGCGTCCTACCTCAGGTCCAAGACATGGCCAATGGTCGATTCGGTCACGACTGCAGCCGTCGCGGATCATTTTTGGATAGACCACAGCGTGCCGATTGTCCAAAATGTGGCACTGCTGCGCGAGGCGCTCGTCAATGGAATTAAGAATGAAGGCTGGGTTTACTACGACGGGAGTACAGGTAAGGCGTTCACGGCGCACACGATGGGTGGTATGAACATCGCGTTCTCCAGCGACGCCGAGATCATGACCAGCGAGGAAGCACAGAGGCGGGGACTTCTGGTTCGCAAACCCACTTTGGCTGACCTACGTGCCGTCTTTTCCGGCGACCGGATCACTGGTGCCGAGTTGCGGACACGGCTGGAAATCGAGTGCGGCGGGGAGCCGACGAAGAGCGATGTTCTCGAAGTCCTCGCGACCGCGGTGCAAGCGGGTGACTACAAGACCCTCGTAGTGCTTGATAGCGAACCAGAAGCGGGTGTGCGGGCTCTGCCGCCGAGCGCGATCAAGGACAAAGGGCTCGACACATTACACATCCTTACACGTGAGGCAGCCGACCAGGCCGGTGTGGAGGTCCCGACTCGCACCGTCAACACTAAGACGTTCACCGCCGTGGGTGCCGGCGGCGCCGCTATCCAAACCCTTATCGACCAGGTCTCGGATTTCACAGTGACAACGATCCGGCGACTGACACTGAAGGTCACCGCCGACGGGGAGAAGGGCACCAGCGACCTCGACCTCGCGGTCGCCGCCCTCGGGATGCTTCCCAAGTACGCCATCACCGTAAAAAGCACGATCCGCGCCGAATACAAGAACGTTACCGGCGGGTTGCAATTCCAAGGCTCGGCCGAGCGGATGGACTTCCAGAGCGCCTACGGCAATATCAAGAAGGCACTCGGGCCGGCGGCGAAAATCGCCGGCGACCTGACAATCGACATCGCCTTTGACCCCGCCGTCGGCGTTAGTAGTCCCGATATCGAACATATCCATACCGTTGTCAAGAACCTGCAGCTCCATCACACCCAGATGACCGCAGAGGCAGCACGATGA
- a CDS encoding SulP family inorganic anion transporter, producing the protein MSITLPGLRAPSSGNGLASLRSPSVLRTEVLAGLVVALALIPEAIAFSVIAGVDPRVGLFSTVTMAITIAFTGGRPAMITAATAAVALVVAPVSREFGVGYLVATIMLAGVIQMLLALFGVAKLMRFIPRSVMVGFVNALAILVFVSQLQHLVDVPWLVYALTALGIAVVFLLPKVTTAVPAPLVVVLVLTVAVVAFGWDVPDVGDQGALPDSLPVPGLPQVPLTLHTLQVIAPYAFGAALVGLLESLMTAKLVDDITDTPSNKTREACGQGTANVVTALFGGMGGCAVVGQTMMNVKVAGARTRLSTLLTGVFVLILVLALGDLVGRIPMAALVAVMIVVSFATFDWHSITPRTLKVLPRSETLIMVITVACTVATGNLAIGVSVGVLAAMVAFARRVAHFTSVSVEPGPDGSRTYRVRGDLFFVSSNDLVHQFDYAGDPDEVVIDMSGVSLWDASSVATLDAIRLKYSSRGKTVVFTGLDGDSLDRLNRMSGRLGV; encoded by the coding sequence ATGAGTATCACCCTTCCCGGTCTTCGCGCGCCGTCATCCGGCAACGGGCTGGCTTCGCTGCGCTCACCGTCGGTGTTGCGCACCGAGGTGCTCGCCGGTCTGGTGGTGGCGCTGGCGTTGATCCCGGAGGCCATCGCGTTCTCGGTGATTGCCGGCGTCGACCCCCGGGTCGGTCTGTTCTCGACCGTCACCATGGCGATCACCATCGCGTTCACCGGGGGACGCCCGGCGATGATCACCGCGGCCACCGCCGCCGTAGCTTTGGTGGTGGCGCCGGTGTCGCGCGAGTTCGGGGTGGGGTATCTGGTCGCGACGATCATGCTGGCCGGCGTGATCCAGATGCTGCTGGCATTGTTCGGGGTGGCCAAGCTGATGCGGTTCATCCCGCGCAGCGTGATGGTGGGCTTTGTCAACGCGCTGGCCATCCTGGTGTTTGTCTCGCAGTTGCAGCATTTGGTCGACGTGCCGTGGCTGGTGTACGCGCTGACCGCGCTCGGCATCGCGGTGGTGTTCCTGCTGCCCAAGGTGACCACCGCGGTGCCCGCACCGCTGGTGGTGGTGCTGGTGCTCACCGTCGCGGTCGTCGCGTTCGGTTGGGACGTTCCCGACGTGGGGGATCAAGGCGCACTGCCGGATTCGCTGCCGGTGCCCGGGCTGCCGCAGGTGCCGTTGACGCTGCACACCCTGCAGGTGATCGCGCCGTACGCGTTCGGTGCCGCGCTGGTCGGGCTGCTGGAGTCGCTCATGACGGCCAAGCTGGTCGACGACATCACCGACACGCCGTCCAACAAGACCCGCGAGGCCTGTGGGCAAGGTACGGCCAACGTGGTGACCGCGCTGTTCGGCGGTATGGGCGGCTGCGCCGTGGTGGGGCAGACCATGATGAACGTCAAGGTCGCCGGCGCCCGCACCCGCCTGTCCACGCTGCTGACCGGGGTGTTCGTGCTGATCCTCGTGCTCGCACTCGGCGACCTGGTGGGACGCATCCCGATGGCCGCGCTGGTTGCGGTGATGATCGTGGTGTCGTTCGCGACGTTCGACTGGCACAGCATCACGCCCCGGACCTTGAAGGTGTTGCCGCGCAGCGAAACCCTGATCATGGTGATCACCGTCGCCTGCACGGTGGCGACCGGGAACCTGGCCATCGGGGTGTCGGTCGGCGTGCTCGCCGCCATGGTCGCGTTCGCCCGCCGCGTCGCGCACTTCACCTCGGTGTCCGTCGAGCCGGGGCCCGACGGCTCCCGGACCTACCGGGTGCGTGGGGATCTGTTCTTCGTGTCGAGCAACGACCTGGTGCATCAGTTCGACTACGCGGGAGATCCCGACGAGGTGGTGATCGACATGTCCGGGGTGTCGCTGTGGGACGCGTCGTCCGTGGCGACCCTCGACGCGATCCGGCTGAAGTACTCCTCGCGCGGGAAGACCGTGGTGTTCACCGGCCTCGACGGAGACAGCCTCGACCGGCTCAACCGGATGTCCGGGCGGTTGGGGGTGTAG
- a CDS encoding DUF7680 family protein, with protein sequence MTAQITRASRSRPLSAGSTARAFRIIVVPARAETYGIVVDETYGDGDQALTTRVTAATPAQVGRIADAVFAAVRGSGHAPSVLAFTRKKPIRIDEVEGVRLALILLTTGPISKHARVREIVAGVNAMSVEETYYWYSKCIGVDASRANKALRILLSGDRD encoded by the coding sequence ATGACTGCGCAAATAACACGTGCTTCCCGAAGTCGTCCCCTTTCCGCTGGATCTACCGCGCGCGCGTTCCGGATCATTGTCGTTCCAGCCAGGGCCGAGACCTACGGCATAGTTGTCGATGAGACCTACGGCGACGGCGACCAAGCCCTTACCACTCGCGTCACTGCGGCGACACCCGCACAGGTCGGCCGGATTGCCGATGCCGTGTTCGCCGCCGTTCGAGGTTCCGGACACGCGCCGAGCGTCCTCGCGTTCACGCGCAAGAAGCCGATCCGCATCGATGAAGTTGAAGGTGTCAGACTTGCCCTGATACTGCTCACGACCGGCCCAATCTCCAAGCACGCCCGGGTCCGCGAGATCGTAGCCGGAGTAAACGCCATGAGCGTCGAGGAAACCTACTATTGGTACTCAAAGTGCATCGGTGTCGATGCTTCTCGCGCTAACAAGGCGCTGCGCATCCTCCTCTCCGGTGACAGAGACTGA
- a CDS encoding YidH family protein, with product MENPKTVSVETLIEPDYRFTLANERTFLAWQRTSLGLLAAAVAVVQFLPELTIPGLRHVLGMTVGAMAILTSMAGLHRWSQVDRAMRRDEPLPRVAVPTYLAAGLSMMGLVTVALAIAATFR from the coding sequence GTGGAGAATCCGAAAACGGTGAGCGTCGAAACGCTGATCGAACCCGACTACCGGTTCACCCTGGCCAACGAGCGCACGTTCCTTGCCTGGCAACGCACCTCGCTCGGACTGCTGGCCGCGGCCGTCGCGGTGGTGCAGTTCCTGCCGGAGCTGACGATTCCGGGCCTTCGGCACGTCCTCGGGATGACGGTCGGCGCCATGGCGATCTTGACGTCGATGGCGGGTCTGCACCGGTGGTCGCAGGTGGATCGCGCGATGCGCCGCGACGAACCGCTGCCGCGCGTCGCGGTGCCGACCTACCTGGCGGCCGGGCTGTCGATGATGGGCCTGGTCACCGTCGCCCTGGCGATCGCCGCGACGTTCCGATGA
- a CDS encoding ABC transporter ATP-binding protein, with product MSTGAVNLQQLKLGFNGVVAADITLTIDPGEVVVFLGPSGCGKSTILRALAGLLKPMGGTATVDGAPVTGNAAQCAMVFQEDALFPWRTALKNVQFPLKLRGMRGKELKATATARLEQVGLGAYLDHLPSQLSGGMRQRVQLARTLACEPHVMLMDEPFGALDAQTRLEMQQLLMSVWETQKMTLLFVTHDVDEALLLADRIVLLSHRPATVADIITIEKPRTPEAQFEESYQRRRRDILDFLGHRPAA from the coding sequence ATGAGCACCGGCGCCGTCAACCTCCAGCAGCTCAAGCTCGGCTTCAACGGTGTGGTCGCCGCCGACATCACCCTGACCATCGATCCCGGCGAGGTCGTCGTCTTCCTCGGGCCGTCCGGCTGCGGCAAGTCGACCATCCTGCGGGCGCTGGCCGGGTTGCTCAAACCAATGGGTGGCACCGCCACTGTCGACGGGGCTCCCGTCACCGGCAACGCCGCGCAGTGCGCCATGGTGTTTCAGGAGGACGCGCTGTTTCCGTGGCGCACCGCGCTGAAGAATGTGCAGTTCCCGCTGAAGCTGCGGGGGATGCGCGGCAAGGAACTCAAGGCCACGGCCACCGCCCGCCTGGAGCAGGTGGGGCTCGGTGCCTACTTGGACCATCTGCCCAGCCAGCTCTCCGGCGGGATGCGCCAGCGCGTGCAACTCGCCCGCACGCTGGCCTGTGAGCCGCACGTCATGCTGATGGACGAGCCGTTCGGCGCGCTCGACGCGCAGACCCGCCTGGAGATGCAGCAGCTGCTGATGTCGGTGTGGGAGACGCAGAAGATGACGCTGCTGTTCGTCACCCACGATGTCGACGAGGCGTTGCTGCTGGCCGACCGGATCGTGCTGCTGAGCCACCGGCCCGCCACGGTCGCCGACATCATCACGATCGAGAAGCCCCGCACGCCCGAGGCGCAGTTCGAGGAGTCCTACCAGCGGCGCCGCCGCGACATCCTCGACTTTCTCGGCCACCGCCCGGCGGCCTGA
- a CDS encoding DUF202 domain-containing protein has protein sequence MTRQALAEDRGLQAERTALAWTRTALAIAASGVLVLLRDRDILQAPGRLVVVAAVAMLAACVFALGAHRRRRLLAHPRAAAARTHVRAAGVAIIAEGVLVMTYLALV, from the coding sequence ATGACGCGCCAGGCGCTGGCCGAGGACCGGGGGTTGCAGGCCGAACGCACCGCGCTGGCCTGGACCCGAACGGCACTGGCCATCGCGGCCTCCGGCGTGCTGGTGCTGCTGCGCGACAGGGACATTCTGCAGGCGCCGGGACGGCTTGTTGTGGTGGCGGCAGTCGCGATGTTGGCGGCATGCGTGTTCGCGCTCGGCGCCCACCGGCGTCGCCGGCTGCTGGCCCATCCGCGCGCCGCGGCCGCCCGGACTCATGTCCGGGCGGCCGGTGTCGCGATCATCGCCGAGGGCGTCCTGGTGATGACGTATCTGGCGCTCGTGTGA
- a CDS encoding DUF4352 domain-containing protein — protein MTTPQPYPGMPSQPAPQGVPYPPQPPAKKKRKWPVIVGGVVALMIVGSIFNDDKKDTTPAGSTATVAQSPAAAPAPAPAETKQAEPAATLNTPVRDGKFEFVVRSMEPGLSEVGDNPFLNQKAQGQFVIVTLSVQNIGDRPQGFSPSNQKLFDTDGRSFETDTSAQIALDNNDIAVWDNINPGNTVDVSLVYDMPAGAVPASIELHDSMFSGGVTVNLTP, from the coding sequence ATGACTACCCCTCAGCCGTACCCTGGCATGCCGAGTCAGCCTGCCCCGCAGGGGGTTCCGTACCCGCCGCAGCCGCCCGCGAAGAAGAAGCGCAAATGGCCGGTGATCGTCGGCGGTGTGGTCGCGTTGATGATCGTGGGATCGATCTTCAACGACGACAAGAAGGACACCACGCCGGCCGGGAGCACCGCGACCGTCGCCCAGTCGCCGGCCGCGGCCCCGGCCCCGGCCCCGGCAGAAACAAAGCAGGCAGAGCCGGCGGCGACCCTCAACACCCCGGTACGTGACGGGAAGTTCGAGTTCGTGGTGCGATCGATGGAGCCGGGCCTGTCGGAGGTCGGGGACAACCCGTTCCTGAACCAGAAGGCGCAGGGCCAGTTCGTCATCGTCACGCTCAGCGTGCAGAACATCGGCGACCGCCCGCAGGGCTTCAGCCCGTCGAATCAGAAGCTGTTCGACACCGACGGTCGCAGCTTCGAGACCGACACCTCAGCGCAGATCGCGCTCGACAACAACGACATCGCGGTGTGGGACAACATAAACCCCGGCAACACCGTCGACGTGTCGCTGGTCTACGACATGCCGGCCGGCGCGGTCCCCGCGAGCATCGAACTGCATGACTCGATGTTCTCCGGCGGGGTCACGGTGAACCTGACGCCGTAA
- a CDS encoding ABC transporter substrate-binding protein — protein MDKAQHDSPRRWRARSAALLAAVTVGGAQLLTGCGLLAEPTVVVNVGYQSKTINTVNAGTLLRDRGDFEAELKQIGASTGTKYRVVWQDFASGAPLTAQMIATHVDIGSMGDYPLLTNGSKTRKYDDAVTEMIATTGYNLRGSLNQVVVPSDSAAQTLDDLTGKKVSTSLGSAGDGMFSSALKGNGIDKNAVQIVNQDPSVGASAIDGRQVDALAQFVPWPQLVIYRNQGRLLYDGGDNNVPTFHGVVVRRQFADQRPEVMSAFMRAMRSTTDAIVADPVGSAQRIGELTGIEPEVIYLYNGPNGLVSFDMTLKQQFLGAFAAVKDYLVGRGSVTADFDVPGFINDAYLRDLFGDEYPARSASVANPMKLSGFDEICALPVDDPAQASELWAAGADTTDVAATPSCLLRRVAATPEVRAAYVPDTATGLRIFADHAVWLQDPSAPPTQRFKPFATPAGAESYRAQHPDAVVVSYTAAVGHSRAAK, from the coding sequence ATGGACAAGGCACAACACGATTCCCCACGCCGGTGGCGCGCCCGCTCGGCTGCGCTGCTGGCGGCGGTCACCGTCGGCGGCGCGCAGCTGCTGACCGGGTGCGGTCTGCTGGCCGAGCCCACCGTCGTGGTCAACGTCGGCTACCAGTCCAAGACCATCAACACCGTCAACGCCGGCACCCTGCTGCGCGACCGCGGGGACTTCGAGGCCGAGCTCAAGCAGATCGGCGCGTCCACCGGCACCAAGTACCGCGTGGTGTGGCAGGACTTCGCATCCGGTGCGCCGTTGACCGCGCAGATGATCGCCACGCACGTCGACATCGGCTCGATGGGCGACTATCCGTTGCTCACCAACGGGTCCAAGACGCGTAAGTACGACGACGCGGTCACCGAGATGATCGCCACCACCGGCTACAACCTGCGCGGGTCGCTGAATCAGGTGGTGGTACCGAGTGATTCGGCCGCGCAGACGCTCGACGATCTCACCGGCAAGAAGGTGTCGACCAGTCTCGGGTCGGCCGGTGACGGCATGTTCTCCTCGGCGCTCAAGGGCAACGGGATCGACAAGAACGCCGTGCAGATCGTCAACCAGGACCCGTCGGTCGGGGCGTCGGCCATCGACGGACGCCAGGTCGACGCGCTCGCGCAGTTCGTGCCGTGGCCACAGTTGGTGATCTACCGCAACCAGGGCCGGCTGCTGTACGACGGCGGCGACAACAACGTGCCCACGTTCCACGGCGTGGTGGTGCGCCGCCAGTTCGCCGACCAACGCCCCGAGGTGATGAGCGCGTTCATGCGGGCCATGCGATCCACCACCGACGCGATCGTCGCCGACCCCGTGGGGTCCGCCCAGCGCATCGGTGAACTCACCGGCATCGAACCCGAGGTGATCTACCTCTACAACGGCCCCAACGGCCTGGTGAGCTTCGACATGACGCTCAAACAGCAGTTCCTGGGCGCCTTCGCGGCGGTCAAGGACTATCTGGTCGGGCGTGGTTCGGTGACAGCGGATTTCGACGTTCCCGGGTTCATCAACGACGCGTACCTGCGGGACCTGTTCGGCGACGAATACCCCGCGCGCAGCGCCAGCGTCGCAAACCCCATGAAGCTCAGCGGTTTCGACGAGATCTGCGCGCTCCCGGTCGATGATCCCGCGCAGGCCTCCGAGCTGTGGGCCGCCGGCGCCGACACCACCGACGTCGCGGCGACCCCCAGCTGCCTGTTGCGCCGCGTCGCCGCGACGCCCGAGGTGCGCGCGGCCTACGTACCCGACACCGCGACCGGGCTGCGGATCTTCGCCGACCATGCGGTGTGGCTGCAGGATCCGTCCGCACCACCGACGCAGCGCTTCAAGCCGTTCGCCACCCCGGCGGGCGCCGAGTCCTACCGTGCCCAACACCCCGACGCCGTCGTCGTCTCCTACACCGCTGCGGTCGGGCATTCCCGCGCCGCCAAATAG